One part of the Denticeps clupeoides chromosome 8, fDenClu1.1, whole genome shotgun sequence genome encodes these proteins:
- the prph2b gene encoding peripherin-2b produces MALLKVKFDLKKRVKLAQGLWLLYWLAVMAGIFVFSMGLFFKVELRKRSEMMDNNESHFVPNLLILAGLAACGLNAFGGKVCHDSLDATKFAKWKPMVKTYLCGCFGFNVLLFITALLCFTMQFSLYFALAEGLKNGMKFYRDTDTPGRCFMKRTLDMTQIEFRCCGNNNFRDWFEIQWISNRYLDFSSDEVKDRVLSNVEGKFLMDSVPFSCCNPGSPRPCIQHHLTNNSAHYDYDHHTEELNIWTRGCREALVSYYGGMMNSIGALVFLVICLEVAVMVGLQYLTTSLDTLANPEDPESESEGWLLEKTVKETVADVMAKIKSLVKGNQVEGAEGEQAVATVS; encoded by the exons ATGGCACTGTTGAAGGTGAAGTTTGACCTGAAAAAAAGGGTGAAGTTGGCGCAGGGGCTGTGGCTCCTCTACTGGCTCGCAGTGATGGCGGGCATATTTGTGTTTAGCATGGGGCTCTTTTTCAAGGTTGAGCTGCGCAAGAGGAGTGAGATGATGGACAACAATGAAAGCCACTTCGTGCCCAACCTTCTTATCTTGGCAGGCCTGGCCGCCTGCGGCCTCAATGCTTTCGGAGGGAAAGTGTGCCACGATTCCCTTGATGCTACCAAGTTTGCAAAGTGGAAGCCCATGGTGAAAACCTACCTGTGCGGCTGTTTTGGTTTCAACGTCCTACTCTTCATCACTGCACTGCTGTGCTTTACCATGCAGTTTTCTTTATACTTTGCTCTGGCGGAGGGCCTAAAGAACGGAATGAAATTCTACAgggacacagacacacctgGACGATGCTTTATGAAGAGGACATTGGACATGACTCAGATCGAGTTTCGCTGCTGTGGGAACAACAACTTCAGGGACTGGTTCGAGATCCAGTGGATCAGCAATCGCTACCTGGACTTCAGCAGCGATGAGGTTAAAGA CCGAGTCCTCAGCAACGTGGAGGGAAAGTTCCTGATGGACAGTGTCCCCTTCAGCTGCTGCAACCCTGGATCCCCTCGACCCTGCATTCAGCACCACCTCACCAACAACTCGGCACATTACGACTACGATCACCACACGGAGGAGCTCAACATCTGGACCCGTGGTTGTCGTGAAGCTCTGGTCTCCTACTACGGTGGCATGATGAACAGTATTGGGGCGCTGGTGTTCTTGGTCATCTGCCTGGAG GTGGCAGTGATGGTGGGCTTGCAGTACCTGACCACCTCCCTGGACACCCTGGCCAACCCGGAGGACCCCGAAAGTGAGAGCGAGGGGtggctgctggagaagacgGTCAAGGAAACGGTTGCTGATGTCATGGCAAAGATCAAGTCACTGGTCAAGGGCAACCAAGTGGAGGGTGCAGAAGGGGAACAGGCCGTTGCCACAGTGAGCTGA
- the ubr2 gene encoding E3 ubiquitin-protein ligase UBR2 isoform X1 gives MAAAESDRDPPSALCSEFLQFSAKDTAAQWLQATDLPSEVYKHLACYVPKIYCLGPNLNPQNEELLAGLLLQAPLEWYLCGEDPSAGLAKLEQNNQPSQLCGHVFKVGEPTYSCRECAADPTCVLCMQCFLGSVHKEHRYRMTTSGGGGFCDCGDTEAWKKGPYCQKHEPNISDGSQEDPLANLSDDMVARTYNVFSIILKYAVDMLTWEKEDELPQGLESPERGDTYYCMLFNDEVHTYEQVIYTLQKAVNCTQKEAVSFATTVDRDGRKSVRYGDFQFCEQAKSVIVRNTSRQSKPLRVQVMHSSVVAHQCFALKSLNWLSNIIRYSDALRRILCQVGLQNGPEGENSSLVDTLMLCDSKMWKGARNVYHQLFMSSFLMDLKYKKLFAIQFARNYQRLQTDFMEDDHERLVSVTSLSVQLFTVPTVVSTLVRSEHTHTNTLLLVFCLPSALPPPPPPLPPPSYHQNYERLQSDYVKDDHDREFSVTDLSVQMFTVPSLARMLITDENLMTTIIRTFVDHLRHRDLQGRFQFERYTAQQAFKFRRVQSLIGDLKYLLISRPTEWTDKLREKFLEGLDAFLELLKCMQGMDPVVRQVGQHIEMEPEWEAAFTLQMKLTHIISMMQEWCATDERVLIEAYRRCLNALTHCHSGFTDGEQPITLSMSGHSVDTIRYCVSQEKVSIHLPLSRVLAGLHVLLSKTEVAYRFPEQLPLSELSPPMLIEHPLRCLVLCAQVHAGMWRRNGFSLVNQIYYYHNVKCRVEMFDKDLIMLQAGASMMDPNHFLMIVLSRFELFHIFSSADGRKRYNRENTNKDVVQQNNTLIEEMLHLIMMVVGERFLAGIGQVQPNDEIRREIIHQLCIRAMAHSELVKALPENENKETGMERVIDCVALFKKPGVTGRGLYELRPECAKQFNLYFHHYSRADQSKAEEAQRKLRRQNGEDTGTALPPPVLPPFCPLFASLVNLLQSDVLLGMLGAVLQWAVEPSGGHWSESMLQRVLHLIGMALLEEQQQLENSIEEEATFNFTMKISRPGESPSNTPSILALLETLQNAPHLEVHKDMIRWILKIVAGIKTMRERTATAPSGDGEGQSQEETVRDKDKAERKRKAEMARLRREKIMAQMSEMQRHFINENKELFQESLEELEPSASSSLEHSPMCSDAALVCVGPRRMRVSERRQVVTCILCQEEQDIRADGRAMVLAAFIQRSTVMSKNRHRPPHSPESYDPLFMHPDLSFGTHTGSCGHIMHSHCWQRYFEAVQAKEQRRQQRLRVHTSYDVENGEFLCPLCECLSNTVIPLLPLSKISSSCEQPALPQWLHTIGLQIKALHSVHKKLVPTSADAVETGDSAQECPAPEGFILDLHQLNPYSSTIREMITTFGTATYKVGLKVHPNEQDPRVSIMCWGSCAYTIQSIERLLVDEEKPLFGSLPCRQDDCLSSLARFGHACWSVASRSTVQSHFIRLLAALVPDPCVENSPCILDVDMLHLLVSLVLSYPSVYSLDVSDLSQDVAQLHFLHLVTVAHMVQVLLTSVPAVMTMEQESGGEREEEEGICLFYHMLRTNLGSVLCEVASGWHLLRCLKSGLMPFLRAAALFFHHLNGVPSPPELRTLGLGQWEALCGYLSLPSNLLQLFHSHKEVLDPLLQRWCSHPGMKESLKANQTLVSFPRESNQLIELPDDYSALINQASSFTCPKSGGDKSRAPTLCLVCGTMLCSQSYCCQTELEGEDVGACTAHTFSCGAGVGIFLRVRESQVLFLAGKTKGCFYAPPYLDDYGETDQGLRRGNPLHLCRDRYRKIQKLWRQHSITEEIGHAQEANQTLVGIDWQHL, from the exons GACCCCTTGGCAAACCTGTCAGATGATATGGTGGCTCGTACATATAATGTGTTCTCCATCATCCTGAAGTATGCGGTGGACATGCTCACTTGGGAGAAGGAGGACGAGTTGCCACAAGGCCTGGAGTCTCC GGAGCGAGGAGACACGTACTACTGCATGCTGTTTAATGATGAGGTGCACACATACGAGCAGGTCATTTACACACTACAGAAAGCTGTGAACTGCACACAGAAAGAGGCGGTCAGCTTTGCTACCACCGTGGACAGAGAT GGGAGGAAGTCAGTGCGCTATGGAGATTTCCAGTTTTGCGAACAGGCCAAATCTGTTATTGTG AGGAACACAAGTCGTCAGTCAAAGCCCTTGAGGGTCCAAGTCATGCACTCATCAGTAGTGGCCCATCAGTGCTTTGCTCTTAAATCCCTCAACTGGTTGTCCAACATTATTAGATACTCTG ATGCTCTCAGGAGGATCCTTTGTCAGGTGGGACTGCAGAACGGACCAGAAGGGGAAAACTCCTCTCTGGTGGACACACTCATGCTGTGTGACTCCAAGATGTGGAAAG GTGCAAGGAATGTCTATCACCAGCTTTTCATGAGCAGTTTTCTCATGGATCTGAAGTACAAGAAGCTGTTTGCCATCCAATTTGCTAGA AATTACCAGCGCCTTCAGACAGATTTTATGGAGGACGACCACGAGCGCTTAGTGTCAGTCACCTCTCTGTCAGTGCAGCTCTTCACCGTCCCCACTGTGGTGAGTACCCTTGTGCGTTCCGAGCacactcacaccaacacactccTCCTTGTTTTCTGCCTCCCTTCcgcccttcctcctcctcctcctcctctcccaccCCCCTCCTACCATCAGAACTATGAGCGCTTGCAGAGCGACTATGTGAAAGACGACCACGACAGGGAGTTCTCCGTCACAGACCTCTCCGTGCAAATGTTCACGGTGCCCTCCCTG GCTCGGATGCTGATAACAGATGAGAACCTGATGACCACCATCATTCGCACATTTGTAGACCACCTTCGTCACCGTGACCTGCAGGGGCGTTTCCAGTTTGAGCGCTATACTGCGCAACAGGCCTTCAAGTTTCGCAGAGTCCAGAGCCTCATCGGAGACCTCAA GTATTTGCTGATTAGCCGTCCAACAGAATGGACCGACAAACTCAGGGAGAAGTTTCTGGAAGGATTGGATGCATTTTTGGAGCTACTGAAATGCATGCAG GGGATGGACCCTGTAGTCAGACAGGTTGGGCAGCACATTGAGATGGAGCCGGAGTGGGAGGCAGCCTTCACCCTACAGATGAAGCTCACACATATCATCTCAATGATGCAGGAGTGGTGCGCTACTGAT GAACGAGTGCTCATCGAGGCCTACAGGCGATGTCTGAATGCCCTCACACACTGCCACAGTGGCTTCACGGATGGAGAGCAGCCCATCACACTCAGCATGAGTGGACACTCAGTGGACACTATCCGTTACTGTGTGAGCCAGGAGAAAGTTAGCATCCACCTCCCTCTGTCACGAGTACTGGCAG GTCTACATGTCCTCCTCAGTAAGACGGAAGTGGCCTACAGGTTCCCTGAACAGCTGCCActg AGTGAGCTCAGCCCACCCATGCTTATTGAACACCCTCTCCGCTGCTTGGTGCTCTGTGCCcaagtgcatgctgggatgtGGAGGAGAAATGGCTTCTCTTTAGTCAATCAG ATCTATTACTACCACAATGTGAAATGTAGGGTTGAGATGTTTGATAAAGACCTCATCATGCTACAA GCTGGAGCATCCATGATGGATCCAAACCACTTCTTGATGATTGTTCTGAGCCGCTTTGAACTCTTTCACATCTTCAGCTCTGCCGATGGAAGGAAGCGATATAACAGAGAGAACACTAACAAG GATGTGGTCCAGCAGAATAATACTCTCATAGAGGAGATGCTGCATCTTATCATGATGGTGGTTG GCGAGCGGTTTTTGGCTGGCATTGGTCAGGTGCAGCCGAATGATGAGATCAGGCGTGAGATCATCCATCAGCTGTGCATCAGGGCCATGGCCCACAGTGAGCTGGTCAAAGCCCTGCCAGAGAAT gAGAATAAAGAGACTGGGATGGAGAGAGTCATAGACTGCGTCGCTTTGTTTAA GAAGCCGGGTGTGACTGGCAGAGGACTGTATGAGCTTCGACCTGAGTGTGCCAAGCAGTTTAACCTCTACTTCCACCATTACTCTCGTGCAGATCAATCAAAG GCAGAAGAAGCCCAAAGAAAATTGAGGAGACAAAATGGAGAGGACACGGGTACAG CTCTACCGCCCCCTGTGCTGCCACCTTTTTGCCCGCTTTTTGCCAGTCTGGTGAACCTTCTCCAGTCGGATGTGCTGCTGGGCATGCTGGGAGCTGTGTTGCAATGGGCCGTGGAGCCCAGTGGGGGGCACTGGTCTGAATCCATGCTGCAAAGG GTGTTACATCTGATCGGAATGGCACTACTTGAGGAGCAGCAACAACTGGAGAACAGCATAGAGGAGGAAGCCACCTTCAACTTCACTATGAAAATCTCCC GCCCTGGGGAATCTCCCAGTAACACACCAAGCATCCTGGCTCTTCTGGAGACTCTACAGAATGCACCACACCTGGAGGTCCACAAAGATATGATCCGCTGGATCCTTAAG ATCGTTGCGGGCATTAAGACAATGCGGGAGCGTACAGCTACTGCTCCTTCAGGAGATGGCGAGGGACAGAGCCAGGAGGAA actgtACGGGATAAGGATAAAGCTGAGAGAAAGCGGAAGGCAGAAATGGCTCGACTGCGGAGAGAGAAGATCATGGCCCAGATGTCGGAGATGCAGAGACACTTCATAAATGAGAATAAGGAGCTGTTCCAGGAGAGTCTTGAGGAGCTGGAGCCATCAGCATCTAGCTCACTGGagcacag CCCTATGTGTTCGGATGCAgcgctggtgtgtgtgggtccACGGCGGATGCGTGTTTCTGAGCGCAGGCAGGTGGTGACGTGCATTCTGTGCCAGGAGGAGCAGGATATCCGGGCAGACGGCAGGGCCATGGTGCTGGCTGCTTTTATCCAGAGATCAACTGTCATGTCCAAAAACCGCCACAGACCCCCCCACagcccag aGAGTTATGATCCCCTGTTCATGCATCCTGACCTGTCCTTTGGCACACATACGGGCAGCTGTGGACACATCATGCATTCCCACTGCTGGCAGAG GTACTTTGAGGCAGTGCAGGCAAAGGAGCAGCGACGGCAGCAGCGCCTGCGCGTTCACACCAGCTACGATGTGGAGAATGGGGAGTTCCTTTGCCCTCTCTGCGAGTGCCTGAGCAACACGGTCATACCTCTGCTACCCCTCAGCAAAATCTCCAGCAG TTGTGAGCAGCCTGCTTTGCCTCAGTGGCTGCACACCATTGGTCTGCAGATCAAGGCTCTTCACTCGGTCCACAAGAAGTTGGTGCCCACTA GTGCCGATGCTGTGGAAACTGGAGACAGTGCTCAAGAATGTCCAGCACCTGAGGGTTTTATATTGGATCTCCACCAATT GAACCCATACTCAAGTACCATTAGGGAAATGATCACCACATTTGGGACCGCCACTTATAAAGTGGGGTTGAAGGTGCACCCTAATGAGCAGGACCCCCGTGTGTCCATCATGTGCTGGGGCAGCTGTGCCTACACCATTCAGTCCATTG AGAGGTTGCTGGTGGACGAGGAGAAGCCTTTGTTTGGGAGTTTACCATGCAGACAG GATGACTGTCTGAGCTCCTTGGCGAGGTTTGGTCATGCCTGCTGGAGTGTTGCCTCTCGATCTACAGTACAGAGTCACTTCATCCGACTGTTAGCCG CGTTAGTTCCAGATCCCTGTGTAGAAAACTCTCCCTGCATCCTGGATGTAGACATGTTGCATTTGTTG GTCAGTCTGGTCCTGTCGTACCCATCGGTTTACTCTCTGGACGTGTCAGACTTGAGTCAGGATGTGGCTCAGCTACATTTCTTGCACCTGGTCACAGTGGCGCACATGGTCCAGGTCCTCCTCACCTCAGTGCCAG CGGTGATGACGATGGAGCAAGAGAGTGGAggtgagagggaggaagaggaggggatCTGCCTTTTCTATCACATGCTAAGAACAAACCTGGGCAG TGTCCTGTGTGAAGTGGCCTCTGGTTGGCACCTGCTGCGGTGTCTGAAGTCTGGACTTATGCCCTTCCTGAGGGCGGCAGCGCTATTTTTCCACCACCTTAATGGAGTTCCCTCTCCCCCAGAGTTACGCA CTCTCGGGTTGGGTCAGTGGGAGGCGCTGTGCGGATACCTCAGCTTGCCCTCGAACCTTCTGCAGCTGTTCCACAGCCACAAGGAAGTGCTGGATCCGTTACTGCAGAG GTGGTGCTCTCATCCTGGTATGAAAGAGTCCCTAAAGGCTAACCAGACACTTGTGAG TTTCCCCCGTGAGTCCAATCAACTGATTGAACTTCCTGATGACTACAGTGCCCTTATTAACCAGGCATCCAGCTTCAC ATGTCCCAAGTCGGGTGGGGATAAATCCCGCGCTCCAAccttgtgtttggtgtgtgggACGATGCTCTGCTCCCAGAGTTACTGCTGTCAGACTGAGCTGGAGGGGGAGGATGTGGGCGCCTGTACCGCGCACACCTTCAGCTGTGGAGCAGGTGTCGGCATCTTTCTCAG GGTGAGAGAAAGTCAGGTGTTGTTCCTGGCAGGGAAGACTAAGGGCTGCTTCTATGCTCCACCGTACCTGGACGACTATGGAGAGACAGACCAAGGCCTAAG ACGGGGGAATCCTCTGCACCTGTGTCGCGACCGCTACAGAAAGATCCAGAAACTGTGGCGTCAGCACAGCATCACGGAGGAGATCGGCCACGCCCAGGAGGCCAATCAGACACTAGTGGGCATCGACTGGCAGCATCTCTGA